In Aedes albopictus strain Foshan chromosome 3, AalbF5, whole genome shotgun sequence, the following are encoded in one genomic region:
- the LOC134289911 gene encoding uncharacterized protein LOC134289911 — MVRTFRGNHTIYQSCGNTRELGTAFIVMGDMQRRVIGWWPIDERMCRLRIKGRFFNFSIINVHSPHSGSTDDDKDAFYAQLEREYDRCPSHDVKIIIGDLNAQVGQEEEFRPTIGKFSAHQQTNENGLRLIDFAASKNMAIRSTFFQHSLPYRYTWRSPQHTESQIDHVLIDGRHFSDIIDVRTYRGANIDSDHYLVMVKLRPKLSVINNVRYRRPPRYNLERLKQPDVASAYAQNLEAALPDEGELDEAPLEDCWSTVKAAINDAAESTIGYVERNRRNEWFDEECRTVLEEKNAARAVMLQQGTRQNVERYKQKRKQQTRLFREKKRRLEEAECEEMELLCRSQETRKFYQKLNASRNGFVPRAEICRDKDGGLLTDGREVIERWKQHFDQHLNGMENVGTGAHGNGRSDDASAAEDGNEPTPTLRKVKDAIHQLKTNKAAGKDGIAAELIKMGPEKLATCLHRLIVRIWETEQLPEEWKEGVICPIHKKGDHLECENFRAITILNAAYKVLSQIIFRRLSPKTNEFVGSYQAGFIDGRSTTDQIFTVRQILQKCREYQVPTHHLFIDFKAAYDSIDRAELHMENHGRKRLSWEVD, encoded by the coding sequence atggtgcgaacgtttagaggtaatcataccatctaccagagctgcggcaacacacgcgagctgggaacagctttcatcgtgatgggcgatatgcagaggcgcgtgatcggttggtggccgatcgacgaaagaatgtgcaggttgaggatcaagggccgattcttcaacttcagcataataaacgtgcacagcccacactccggaagtactgatgatgacaaggacgcattttacgcgcagctcgaacgcgagtacgaccgctgcccaagccacgacgtcaagatcatcataggagatttgaacgctcaggtaggccaggaggaggaattcagaccgacgattggtaagtttagcgcccaccagcaaacgaacgaaaacggcctacgactcattgatttcgccgcctccaaaaatatggccatacgtagcacctttttccaacacagcctcccttatcgttacacctggagatcaccacagcacacggaatctcaaatcgaccacgttctgattgacggacggcacttctccgacattatcgacgtcaggacctatcgtggcgccaatatcgactccgaccactatctggtgatggtcaaactgcgcccaaaactctccgtcatcaacaatgtacggtaccggcgaccgccacggtacaacctagagcgactgaagcaaccggatgtcgcctcagcatacgcgcagaatctcgaagccgcgttgccagacgagggcgagctcgatgaggcccctctagaggactgctggagtacagtgaaagcagccatcaacgacgcagccgagagcaccatcgggtacgtggaacggaatcgacgaaacgaatggttcgacgaagagtgcagaacggttttggaggagaagaacgcagcgagggcggtaatgctgcagcaagggactcgacagaatgtggaacgttacaaacagaagcggaaacagcagacccgcctctttcgggagaaaaagcgccgcctggaagaagcggagtgtgaagaaatggaactgctgtgccgttcccaagaaacacgaaagttctatcagaaactcaacgcatcccgcaacggcttcgtgccgcgagccgaaatatgcagggataaagacggaggcctcttgacggacggacgtgaggtgatcgaaaggtggaagcagcacttcgatcagcacctgaacggcatggagaacgtaggcacgggagcccacggcaacggaaggagcgacgacgccagtgcagcggaggacggaaatgaaccaactcccacgctgaggaaagttaaggatgccattcaccagctcaaaaccaacaaagcagctggtaaggatggtatcgcagctgaactcatcaagatgggcccagaaaagttggccacctgtctgcatcggctgatagtcaggatctgggaaaccgaacagctaccggaggagtggaaggaaggggtaatctgccccattcacaagaaaggcgaccatttggaatgtgagaacttcagggcgatcactattttgaatgctgcctacaaagtgctatcccagatcatcttccgtcgtctgtcacctaaaacaaatgagttcgtgggaagttatcaagccggcttcatcgacggccggtcgacaacggaccagatctttaccgtacggcaaatcctccagaaatgccgtgaataccaggtcccaacgcaccacctgttcatcgacttcaaagcggcatacgatagtatcgaccgcgcagagctacatatggagaatcatggacgaaaacggctttcctgggaagttgactag